GCCAGCGGGATCCCAGCAGCCAATTCCTCTTCCAAGTAGGAGGCCACCAACTGCCGTGCATAACTCCCAAACGCCAATCCCGCCACCGGCCAACGGGGATCCAATAGCAGAACCGTTTGGGCATTGGTTCCCCCTGCCAACTGCACATAACCAGGTAAACCCATGTTCAGCACCTTGTGGGCCAGCTTCAGGGTGGCTTTACTGGTGCCCGACCCCGACCCAATATCCCCACTCATGGGACGACCATCCACCTGCCAAATCAACACCTTGGGCCGGGGATCCATCAGGGACAGCAAATCCCGTAGGTAAGCCTCCAGGCCAGGGCCATCGTTAAAGCTGATGGATAGAGCCTCCAGATGAGGCAGCCAAGGCCGCAGGGATCCCCACAGTTGCCCGAACTGTGCTTGCCGACCGATGCAGGTATGAATTTCTACTGCTTGAATGCCCAGACTAATCAGTGACGGCAGTACCTGGGGCAAAGGCACCTGATGGTTGGGGGTGGCAATGCGGTGGTGAGGGCAGATCGGTTCACAACGCCCACAGCCATAGCACAGTTCCGTTCGAATATGAACGGTTCCAGAAGCTGCCAGCGGAACTAGGGCGTGGGGAGGACAAACCGCCACACAGGGCTGCGGACAATCGGCTGGACAAACAGGATCCGTCAACACTGCCTTGCGAAAGTGCACATCCTCGCCGTCGTTGACACTGACCATCAACCAAGGGGATCCTGCTTGTGGATCTTCTGCTTGGGCCCACTGGATCCCTTGCTGGGCAGCTCGCACAATCGCTGGATCCGCCGCCAAGTCAATGCAATCTACTCCGGCCAGCGTATAAAGGAAGGCTAGCTCCCGAACCGAGGGCAAGTGATGGAAACTTGCTCCACAGATCAGTTTGAACCAGGTACCCTGTTGCAGCGAGGCGTTTGGCAAGGTCACGGGCACAAGAAGCCACTAGCGAGATGGTTGTCTGGGCCGCAGGCTATCTACCTGAGATGGTAGCAAAGAATTCTTCAGGCGCTCTGCAAAGGTTGCCAACGAATCGATTGATCTCGCCCCAACTCCACCACAAACTTCACCCCCTTATCCTCTTGGCTCAGCTTCACCAAGTAAGACAACTCCTGCCGACTGAGCACGTGCCCTTCATAAAACCAGAACACCAACCCCTTCGCTTTCGGGGGCAAGGTGGCCCGATATTGCTCAATGAGGGGAGGGAAGAAATAGGTGCGCCGTTCCGACTTGCCTAAAATGGCGGGCCGCACCCCATGGATGCGAGTCAGATAACCAGCCAGATCCCCGATGCCCTTGCTGGAGAGGGTCACCACCTGATAGCCCGCCCCCCGCAGCCGCCGCAAATAGTGACCTTCGGATCCCCCTTCCGGGGTTACAAAAATG
This genomic stretch from Thermostichus vulcanus str. 'Rupite' harbors:
- a CDS encoding LdpA C-terminal domain-containing domain, which codes for MTLPNASLQQGTWFKLICGASFHHLPSVRELAFLYTLAGVDCIDLAADPAIVRAAQQGIQWAQAEDPQAGSPWLMVSVNDGEDVHFRKAVLTDPVCPADCPQPCVAVCPPHALVPLAASGTVHIRTELCYGCGRCEPICPHHRIATPNHQVPLPQVLPSLISLGIQAVEIHTCIGRQAQFGQLWGSLRPWLPHLEALSISFNDGPGLEAYLRDLLSLMDPRPKVLIWQVDGRPMSGDIGSGSGTSKATLKLAHKVLNMGLPGYVQLAGGTNAQTVLLLDPRWPVAGLAFGSYARQLVASYLEEELAAGIPLAKELVAQVKQRPVTVVPGLQQTSFSYV
- the ndhN gene encoding NAD(P)H-quinone oxidoreductase subunit N: MLLVGSGEKFVRQLEQSGALAIFVTPEGGSEGHYLRRLRGAGYQVVTLSSKGIGDLAGYLTRIHGVRPAILGKSERRTYFFPPLIEQYRATLPPKAKGLVFWFYEGHVLSRQELSYLVKLSQEDKGVKFVVELGRDQSIRWQPLQSA